From a region of the Daphnia pulicaria isolate SC F1-1A chromosome 1, SC_F0-13Bv2, whole genome shotgun sequence genome:
- the LOC124314455 gene encoding putative ankyrin repeat protein RF_0381 isoform X1: protein MEESSLVNKLTIDRAKILGTGKYGIVYEGVWGENQVAIKRIPIDNVATSNEREVNALKKFDHENVIKLLHVEEDKDFKYFVLQLCKATMAQLFLIDGDANKYNGPMPPKVDVLYQLAIGLEYIHEQGLIHRDLKPENVLIWVSSDSNNQVIMKWADFGLSKQVNERGSFSMSEKVKGTFEWLAPEILKILGEEKSHQGTSSPSESETTSTSKRGTVKSDVFAEGLVFGYFLLDGVHLFGLRFEIQINILRNQPIYLEKIEPLSARELVLKMLEENPENRIASSKVAKRLKQFKHDKTFTFASGPYPTIEEIEKLIENGMDINCANEKGFTPLLHLTNNKNTSDNLIEMIQFLIRNGANVNCQTNSGKNALHYLCHYYQNDNLVEIIQILIENKIEVNCKTNDRRNALHYLCNYYKNANLIQIIQMLIQNEIEINGKSKGGQNALHFLCKNYQNDNIIQIIQILIQNKMDINCKTKKEFNALTLLCIHYQHENLIDIIRLLIENGIDINWKNKNGSNALTLLCHYYRKDNLIDIIRLLLENGIEVNCKNKIGSNALTLLCEFYQKENLIEIIQLLIENKIDINYETTKGSNALTLLCEYYKRDNLIEIIRLLIENGIEVNCKTNIGQNALHYVCQYYQKENLIDIIRLLIENRIEFNCINKNKETALTLLCQFYPSENLIEIFKLLIQCGIEINCRTIKGSNALTLLCEYYNKENLIEIIRLLTEKGIEVNCKTDKGRSALHLLCQYYKNNNLIDITKIFIQNQIDLNCKTNGGRNALHFLCQYYQNENLIEVIPILIENRIEVNHKNNYGSNGLTLLCQYYQEDNLIDIIRLLIKSGIEINCKTVKGSNPLTLLCRYHQKENLIDIIRLLIENGIDVKFKDNDGDNALTLLVQNYELQNLIEIMQLLIHHQCDVPPEKLAIFKEEYHKENRNEILQLLDQNV, encoded by the exons ATATTTTGTCCTTCAATTGTGCAAAGCCACGATGGCACAGTTGTTTTTAATAGACGGGGACGCAAACAAATACAATGGCCCAATGCCTCCAAAGGTGGATGTTCTTTATCAATTAGCCATTGGACTGGAATACATACACGAACAGGGATTGATTCATCGCGATCTCAAGcctgaaaatgttttgatttggGTGAGTTCAGATTCAAATAATCAAGTAATAATGAAATGGGCCGACTTCGGACTGAGTAAACAAGTCAACGAGAGAGGTTCTTTTTCCATGAGCGAAAAAGTAAAAGGGACATTCGAATGGCTTGCACCAGAAATACTGAAAATACtcggagaagaaaagagtCATCAAGGGACCAGTTCTCCCTCGGAAAGtgaaacaacatcaacaagtaAAAGAGGAACTGTCAAGAGTGATGTATTTGCAGAAGGTCTTGTATTTGGCTACTTTCTATTGGACGGTGTTCACCTTTTTGGTCTCCGTttcgaaattcaaatcaatattCTTAGGAACCAACCAATTTATTTGGAAA AAATTGAACCGCTTAGTGCTCGTGAACTTGTCCTGAAAATGTTGGAGGAAAATCCCGAAAATCGAATCGCATCGTCAAAAGTTGCTAAACGACTCAAACAATTCAAACACGACAAG ACATTCACATTTGCGTCAGGACCCTATCCAaccatagaagaaatcgaGAAACTCATTGAAAATGGCATGGATATAAACTGTGCAAACGAAAAGGGATTTACACCTCTCCTGCATTTGACAAACAATAAGAATACTAGTgacaatttgattgaaatgattcagttcttgatcagaaatggAGCAAACGTCAATTGCCAAACCAACAGCGGGAAGAATGCTCTACACTACTTGTGTCACTATTACCAAAACGATAATTTggttgaaatcattcaaattttgattgaaaacaaaatcgaaGTCAATTGCAAGACCAATGATAGGCGAAATGCTCTTCACTATTTGTGTAACTATTACAAAAACGccaatttaattcaaataattcaaatgttgattcaaaacgaaattgaaatcaaCGGCAAGTCCAAGGGCGGCCAGAATGCCCTTCACTTCTTGTGTAAAAACTACCAAAACGATaatataattcaaataattcaaattttgatccaaaacaaaatggatatCAATTGTAAGACCAAGAAAGAATTTAATGCTCTCACTTTATTGTGTATACATTATCAACacgaaaatttgattgacataATTCGACTtctaattgaaaatggaatcgacatcaattggaaaaacaaaaacggatcTAATGCCCTTACGTTATTGTGTCACTATTATCGAAAAGACAATTTGATTGATATAATTCGACTTTTActtgaaaatggaattgagGTTAactgcaaaaacaaaattggatcCAACGCTCTCACTTTATTGTGTGAAttttatcaaaaagaaaatttgattgaaataatcCAACTTCTAATTGAAAACAAGATCGATATCAATTACGAAACCACTAAAGGATCAAATGCTCTCACTTTATTGTGCGAATATTATAAAAGagataatttaattgaaataattcgacttttaattgaaaatggaattgaagtTAATTGTAAGACCAACATCGGACAAAATGCCCTTCACTACGTGTGTCAATattaccaaaaagaaaatttgattgacataATTCGACTTCTAATTGAAAATCGAATTGAATTCAATTGcatcaataaaaacaaagagaCGGCTCTTACTTTATTGTGCCAATTTTATCCAagcgaaaatttaattgaaatatttaaacttTTGATTCAATGCGGCATCGAAATCAATTGTCGGACTATTAAAGGATCAAATGCTCTCACTTTATTATGTGAATATTACAACAAGGAAAATTTAATCGAAATAATTCGGCTGTTAACTGAAAAGGGAATCGAAGTCAATTGTAAGACGGACAAAGGACGGAGTGCTCTTCACTTATTGTGTCAATATTacaaaaacaataatttaattgacattacCAAGATTTTCATCCAAAATCAAATTGACCTCAACTGCAAAACCAACGGAGGACGGAATGCACTTCACTTCTTGTGTCAatattatcaaaatgaaaatttgattgaagtaATTCCAATTCTGATTGAAAACAGAATCGAAGTTAATCACAAGAACAACTATGGATCAAATGGCCTCACTTTATTGTGCCAATATTATCAAGAGGATAATTTGATTGACATAATCCGACTTTTAATTAAAAGCGGAATCGAAATCAATTGCAAAACCGTCAAAGGATCGAATCCCCTCACTTTATTGTGTCGCTatcatcaaaaggaaaatttaattgacatcattcgacttttgattgaaaatggaatcgaCGTCAAATTCAAGGACAATGACGGAGATAATGCTCTCACTTTGTTAGTTCAAAATTATGAACTACAAAATTTAATAGAAATCATGCAACTATTGATTCATCATCAATGCGATGTGCCTCCAGAAAAGCTCGCCATCTTCAAAGAAGAATATCACAAAGAAAATCGCAATGAAATCTTGCAGTTACTTGATCAAAACGTATGA
- the LOC124314455 gene encoding putative ankyrin repeat protein RF_0381 isoform X2, with the protein MQTITHEIIQNKILGEGSFGIVFEGVWEGIPVAIKKIPKSDTKGIEQEGNALKKCDHENVIKLFHVEEDKDFKYFVLQLCKATMAQLFLIDGDANKYNGPMPPKVDVLYQLAIGLEYIHEQGLIHRDLKPENVLIWVSSDSNNQVIMKWADFGLSKQVNERGSFSMSEKVKGTFEWLAPEILKILGEEKSHQGTSSPSESETTSTSKRGTVKSDVFAEGLVFGYFLLDGVHLFGLRFEIQINILRNQPIYLEKIEPLSARELVLKMLEENPENRIASSKVAKRLKQFKHDKTFTFASGPYPTIEEIEKLIENGMDINCANEKGFTPLLHLTNNKNTSDNLIEMIQFLIRNGANVNCQTNSGKNALHYLCHYYQNDNLVEIIQILIENKIEVNCKTNDRRNALHYLCNYYKNANLIQIIQMLIQNEIEINGKSKGGQNALHFLCKNYQNDNIIQIIQILIQNKMDINCKTKKEFNALTLLCIHYQHENLIDIIRLLIENGIDINWKNKNGSNALTLLCHYYRKDNLIDIIRLLLENGIEVNCKNKIGSNALTLLCEFYQKENLIEIIQLLIENKIDINYETTKGSNALTLLCEYYKRDNLIEIIRLLIENGIEVNCKTNIGQNALHYVCQYYQKENLIDIIRLLIENRIEFNCINKNKETALTLLCQFYPSENLIEIFKLLIQCGIEINCRTIKGSNALTLLCEYYNKENLIEIIRLLTEKGIEVNCKTDKGRSALHLLCQYYKNNNLIDITKIFIQNQIDLNCKTNGGRNALHFLCQYYQNENLIEVIPILIENRIEVNHKNNYGSNGLTLLCQYYQEDNLIDIIRLLIKSGIEINCKTVKGSNPLTLLCRYHQKENLIDIIRLLIENGIDVKFKDNDGDNALTLLVQNYELQNLIEIMQLLIHHQCDVPPEKLAIFKEEYHKENRNEILQLLDQNV; encoded by the exons ATGCAGACTATAACTCatgaaattattcaaaacaaGATTTTAGGAGAAGGAAGTTTTGGTATTGTTTTTGAAGGAGTTTGGGAAGGAATTCCAGTGGCAATCAAGAAAATTCCTAAAAGCGATACTAAAGGCATTGAACAAGAAGGAAATGCTCTAAAAAAATGTGATCATGAAAACGtcatcaaattatttcacGTGGAGGAGGACAAAGACTTTAA ATATTTTGTCCTTCAATTGTGCAAAGCCACGATGGCACAGTTGTTTTTAATAGACGGGGACGCAAACAAATACAATGGCCCAATGCCTCCAAAGGTGGATGTTCTTTATCAATTAGCCATTGGACTGGAATACATACACGAACAGGGATTGATTCATCGCGATCTCAAGcctgaaaatgttttgatttggGTGAGTTCAGATTCAAATAATCAAGTAATAATGAAATGGGCCGACTTCGGACTGAGTAAACAAGTCAACGAGAGAGGTTCTTTTTCCATGAGCGAAAAAGTAAAAGGGACATTCGAATGGCTTGCACCAGAAATACTGAAAATACtcggagaagaaaagagtCATCAAGGGACCAGTTCTCCCTCGGAAAGtgaaacaacatcaacaagtaAAAGAGGAACTGTCAAGAGTGATGTATTTGCAGAAGGTCTTGTATTTGGCTACTTTCTATTGGACGGTGTTCACCTTTTTGGTCTCCGTttcgaaattcaaatcaatattCTTAGGAACCAACCAATTTATTTGGAAA AAATTGAACCGCTTAGTGCTCGTGAACTTGTCCTGAAAATGTTGGAGGAAAATCCCGAAAATCGAATCGCATCGTCAAAAGTTGCTAAACGACTCAAACAATTCAAACACGACAAG ACATTCACATTTGCGTCAGGACCCTATCCAaccatagaagaaatcgaGAAACTCATTGAAAATGGCATGGATATAAACTGTGCAAACGAAAAGGGATTTACACCTCTCCTGCATTTGACAAACAATAAGAATACTAGTgacaatttgattgaaatgattcagttcttgatcagaaatggAGCAAACGTCAATTGCCAAACCAACAGCGGGAAGAATGCTCTACACTACTTGTGTCACTATTACCAAAACGATAATTTggttgaaatcattcaaattttgattgaaaacaaaatcgaaGTCAATTGCAAGACCAATGATAGGCGAAATGCTCTTCACTATTTGTGTAACTATTACAAAAACGccaatttaattcaaataattcaaatgttgattcaaaacgaaattgaaatcaaCGGCAAGTCCAAGGGCGGCCAGAATGCCCTTCACTTCTTGTGTAAAAACTACCAAAACGATaatataattcaaataattcaaattttgatccaaaacaaaatggatatCAATTGTAAGACCAAGAAAGAATTTAATGCTCTCACTTTATTGTGTATACATTATCAACacgaaaatttgattgacataATTCGACTtctaattgaaaatggaatcgacatcaattggaaaaacaaaaacggatcTAATGCCCTTACGTTATTGTGTCACTATTATCGAAAAGACAATTTGATTGATATAATTCGACTTTTActtgaaaatggaattgagGTTAactgcaaaaacaaaattggatcCAACGCTCTCACTTTATTGTGTGAAttttatcaaaaagaaaatttgattgaaataatcCAACTTCTAATTGAAAACAAGATCGATATCAATTACGAAACCACTAAAGGATCAAATGCTCTCACTTTATTGTGCGAATATTATAAAAGagataatttaattgaaataattcgacttttaattgaaaatggaattgaagtTAATTGTAAGACCAACATCGGACAAAATGCCCTTCACTACGTGTGTCAATattaccaaaaagaaaatttgattgacataATTCGACTTCTAATTGAAAATCGAATTGAATTCAATTGcatcaataaaaacaaagagaCGGCTCTTACTTTATTGTGCCAATTTTATCCAagcgaaaatttaattgaaatatttaaacttTTGATTCAATGCGGCATCGAAATCAATTGTCGGACTATTAAAGGATCAAATGCTCTCACTTTATTATGTGAATATTACAACAAGGAAAATTTAATCGAAATAATTCGGCTGTTAACTGAAAAGGGAATCGAAGTCAATTGTAAGACGGACAAAGGACGGAGTGCTCTTCACTTATTGTGTCAATATTacaaaaacaataatttaattgacattacCAAGATTTTCATCCAAAATCAAATTGACCTCAACTGCAAAACCAACGGAGGACGGAATGCACTTCACTTCTTGTGTCAatattatcaaaatgaaaatttgattgaagtaATTCCAATTCTGATTGAAAACAGAATCGAAGTTAATCACAAGAACAACTATGGATCAAATGGCCTCACTTTATTGTGCCAATATTATCAAGAGGATAATTTGATTGACATAATCCGACTTTTAATTAAAAGCGGAATCGAAATCAATTGCAAAACCGTCAAAGGATCGAATCCCCTCACTTTATTGTGTCGCTatcatcaaaaggaaaatttaattgacatcattcgacttttgattgaaaatggaatcgaCGTCAAATTCAAGGACAATGACGGAGATAATGCTCTCACTTTGTTAGTTCAAAATTATGAACTACAAAATTTAATAGAAATCATGCAACTATTGATTCATCATCAATGCGATGTGCCTCCAGAAAAGCTCGCCATCTTCAAAGAAGAATATCACAAAGAAAATCGCAATGAAATCTTGCAGTTACTTGATCAAAACGTATGA